The sequence below is a genomic window from Uranotaenia lowii strain MFRU-FL chromosome 2, ASM2978415v1, whole genome shotgun sequence.
GCAAACTTCTTTCCCGTTACGAACCACTTTCCAGGACAGCTGTCGAGAACTTTGAGATGGAGCTAGTTGTTTGGTGAGATTGATATTCTGTTCGGCAAATGCTAGCGTCGACTCGATCAGTTCCTTCTTCTTGCGCACCCCATTGGAACCGGCTTGAGGAGGACGCTTTCCCGGTGGAGGTTTTTTGCTGACCGGATGTTTGGAGTCCGTATCCCCAGCTCTAGCTGAGGTTGCTGGTTTCGGACTTTCAACTGATGGAACTGGTTGATCGTTGATCTGTGGGTGTTTACGCGATTCTTGGCTTTCAACTTGCTCAGCTACATTTGTGAtctggatagaaaaaaaaacaaactcagtTGGTCTTTCACATACAAAATATATGATGAGGTATCAAAAAAAACCGAAATATTAAATCCGCTATTATATAAAACCATCATATATGTAGATTTTGTTCATTGGCATAAACAGCTGACATGTACAAAATTTCAGCTAATTAGCACCAATGATTAAGTGTGGCCTTTATGGTGCCTCAAAGCACTTAAATTTTCGATGTTTTACAAAAGAAATcgggaaaatcaaaatttttaattttgatgctaaatgatttaaaatgcaCGGAAGATTCCTCTTAGTCGTTTTCTAAAACTTTagatattttggatatttttatgattttagaaaTGTTTTCGTTTTGTGTGCGACTTGGTTTAACTTGCCatcttaattgaattttatttgtttttaataattgcAGGGTGACTCTAGTCCAAAATTATGTTAGATTCCCCTAAGCATTCAAATGGTTAAATGGTTTCAGTTGGAGCGAGTTCCTGAATTTTCCCCCTTAGGTGATTTTTTagagtaaaaaatttaaaatgtaagtgTTTTGAGACCCCTCTAAATCAAGTCCTATTGAGCTAAAACTTTCGgcgagaatgaggatacttgatccctggggatacttgattcctcagctatatctcgaaactggaatgtatTACATattagatcaaatgttctagaaataattgccaaaatagaacaaaacaacaaacctggtgcctcaaaaaatttcaaaaatttaattttgaattattgctctttgtttgaaaaatctaacaaaatgtgactttaagatcttttttatcattttaaaatatttattccaacatATCAATCGTTAGACTGTAATATCAACTTCTTacggcgcgttcgtaaattgattttttaggtgatgcatcagtcgatcgatttgtttggtagatgtcaaataaCTTTCcaaatgcttttgcatacgtttgtttgtaatttacgaacgccagcatcgatgaaaaaaatcacttcgatagaaaaaatcaatttacgaacacgccgttaatgccatattttcaaagcaatagttaACTCTCAATTTAGTTGaggaaaagttttccaaaatgaatGTTATGGGTTTACTTGATCCCTCGAGTCccaaaagatatatttttctcctGAATTTATGTTGAGTAGTCATTGCTTAGCACGAAATTAggaatatttattcaataagttcCTGATTAAAAGAACTCAAAAAAGTTCTTTTATCGTAAAATTAGAACATTGCGCccttaagtatgcaatgattaTTGGGTAGTAGacaaagttttagaatttttgtctGACGCTTATAAACTGTGAAGTGAAAACTACTTTGGACAAAAAAGGAaatgaaacttttaattttagatttggCATAATTTTTGACAAAGCTTGATTTAAGGATGAAGTCTCCTTTAATAAAGGGTCAATTCTCCTTTAACTTTCAGagtatcacaatttttttagtctcatgaaaacgcttctagttcatctacgggttcatgtatcgacCTTACTTTTGCaacatataaacttgaaattacacgttgtcagaaaatgtaaaagacggtgatttgcaaaatttttcaaaaaataaacgatgaaaataagaaaaagggatcaagtatccccatcccTCCCTTCAGAGGAAGGTTCATATtgttggtttttgaaattccaCATGTTCCTTTTCGCTGCCACCATTTCaactcattttttaaatcaacataTTGATACAGTTACTTGAAATCTTCAATTGAGTCTTCATTTGAACGTATCGGGTCTTTTCGAAACCTTAGAcaaatttttgtgacatgtaattttcgtttttttccttaACAAACATGTTCTGAGAGTTTCTACGGTGTCTAAGTCTACGTTTGGGTCAAGGTTTTGGCTGTCgtaatttataaataaagaagAACGCGTCCAGTAAATTCGTTCTGAAGGAATCCATGCAGTAGCATTGGAAATAGCTTAAAacaattttccgaaattttttgataaacttaCCTGTTGTTCAGTTTGAGTCTGAGTTTTCTCCATGCACTGTAAATACGAGACATTTCTAAGTTTTAAACAAACGTTTCACCATTAGAGAAAATACTTACCATTTCCCATACATCGTCGATGGCGCCGGCATTGTCCAACATATTTCCCGGATTTGCCTCGAGAGTTGTATCGTCTGGTTCATCATAAAAAGCAtctaagtaaaataaaaaaaaaataagaatattctttttaaaatgGGATCAACCTCACCTTCGAAAATTGGCAAAGGTGCCATTATGCACCCGGGGTAGTAGAAAGCGTTGTAAAATTGAGCATAATCGTAGAAGTTGGGAACCGGTTGTAGCATCTGTTGTTCGAAACTCTCGTTGAACATCTCCTCCTTCTCGCCAATGGTGGTGTCCAATGCCGAATTATCCGTGTCATCTAGAAGTGGTGCTGCTTCGACTGGTGCAGAAATCGGGGCTGCTTCATCTTTCAGATTCAGGTTGTCTCCACCATTCGACAATTCACTCGCAGGGATATCGCTGATTGGTGGAGGACTCTCCAACAAGCTGGGCTGCATCTGGGGGTCATGCTCAAGGGTACCACCATCGTACATCGTCGTCTGGCAGTGGTAGTTCGGAGGGTAAATGTAAGTCTGACCCCCATTGGGATAAGAGTTACCATTGTTATCAACAGCAAAACCTAAAGGCGAGTAAATGAGTCAAATATACTACGAGCAGGGTTTTATCCAACTGTCTCATACCACTCATCACAAGAATCCCATTTTTATCGTAGTATCCAAAGCAGGGAAACGCTGGCGGGTAGCCCGGGAAATCTGTGTAGTAGGTACCATCGGAAGTCACGGATTCAGCAGTCGAAACACTGCCGCTGGTCGTCGTGGTGGCATCACAACCGTTGATCGAGCTTGTAGATGCTTCGGCCACCGTAGACACTTTGGGCTTCGAAAGATATCCCTTTTTGAAGAGAACATCTTGTCGAGGGGTAGAGATTTTGGTATACTCAtctgaatgaaataaaaacatttattattcaaatcGCCTCTTGAACGCAATCCTCAAGTGTTACCTTCATTAACATTAACAGCGCTACTTCTATTGGTTTTGGCATCCGAACTGTATTGATAACCCAAGTTATCGTTAGAATTTAAACTATCATTTCGATTGCTGTAGGACGATCGATAATAACTGCTACCGTTGTTGtagtgatgatttttttgattgtgatATCCATTATGGTAATGTCTGCTGTAGTTACGATTTTTAAAACCGTTCGCCACGTTGTCTATGCTTTGTTGCTTCTGCTGCTGATGGCTTGGCAGGGCGCTACTATCACCTGGAGTATTTTCGCCTAATTTATCACTGGCTGTCTTGTGCTGGGTCCCTGTCAATCGAGATAAAAAGATAAATGGTTTTGAATTGAATACTTTTAAGGAAATGTTTGAAATACTCGGTCAACGAGAGCGGATGGACTTGCCgcattaaaatttgttcattaagtcattttaaatgttttatttaatgTATAACACCAGAAAAAGCTGAGACTTGTGCCTATAAGcacaatatttaatttaaacaacAGACGAAAGAGTTATACGAAACTCGTTCTTCGGTTCCAAATCGAGTTCTTGTCTGACAGTTGGTAAGCATAAGTAATTTACTTCTAGAGATCTTCAACAAGTCGAGAAACGATCTCATTATCCAGAGTACGTTAAAGAAATGAGGcacttgggatcagaggggtgcaagtgattttttatcaaaactgagataatctgttttttggaaatttaaagtatagattaacattctgtagaagacacaggtcgaaaaaaaaattatttcgatatttttaagctgtttaaaaaataacgagttaatgaaaatgctgtttcgtttggtgtcagaagggtgcaagtgcactCTTTAGTCTTTAAGACTGAAAACAAGTAGTGAAACAATTATGGAACCATCATCTAGTTCCGACTTTTTAGGATTTTCTACTGGTTCTGATCGGATAATCCAAAGTCCCTAAAtagaaaagtgatgaaaatagattcagATGAAACTTCGTCGGCAGGttaataaacatgaaaaacctcATTGTCATGTatatgaaaaaatctaaaaggtttcttttttttatggcaaatttagCTTATGCTAATAAGGGTGAAAGACAGACACGAAACGCACGTAACAACAATTTGTTGGCAAATATATCTAAGAAAAGTCCCTCGGGTGAAAGCTCAGAAGATCAAGATTGTTCGACAGGCTCTGATCATGATGTCACATACTATTCCACGGAACAAACTGAAACTTCGGAAAGTTCAGATGAGTCGTTGTCGGAAGGtactttacaaaaaataacattaagtcttttaagggggggggtagggtctaacgggcttaaaaaaaacaccattttcacgatttttttctggagctatcgttcaaacaaatttattcaaattttttgcattatacaaagcattgttaaaaaaacatttagtaattttttcgtagaaaaatattgaaaaatgagccggtgacggagcattttcgaggatgccatttagaaaacaggatttgcggtggacactgtatctcagcacagaatcatctgaagtcaaaaaatcagagcaaaatatttttaatagatgtttttctggaccccaacgtttttatttaacttaaaaatatttttatgaaatttttgtggctgtttgaagtaaaaactacgatttttcacttaaaaatccgccatttttcacctgtaaaatctccccaaaataaaaaaaaatcaaaaaataaaaacgttggggtctggtattttatatatagaaaatatgttccaaatttgaaaagaatcggataagtagttttcaaatgacgatgtccacggactttaaaaatgtgctttcgagaaaaacgcgtttgaagtttctgctcttgctttcttgcagtattagataggaggagataaaggcctataacttctacagttttgcttcaattgacttgaaaatttgacacaacattcttgaaatgttttacaataagaaaataaaaaaataaaaaaatcgattttttgaaaatgttagaccctaccccccccttaaggaatATTTACATAACATTTTTGGAAAAGGGCCTGGTAGAATTGgaccaaaaaatgaaaaattaaacatccacGGTTCTTTTGGAGAATcagaagttgctgctgctgcagttgcTAACGAGAATGAGTCCACTTCTGGATAGTCAACTGGTCATTCATCAAGGCTCCGAAAATGCCAACGAAATCAGACAGTCTGGAATTTCAACTTGCGGAAAAAGCTACGAAACTAAGGGGAAAAATACGTTGATTCTATCGGAAAAAGCGACCAGCTAAACAGTTGATTCCAATGGAACTTGCAAATCTTGTTCATTCTGAGTTGCATGGAAATTTGTAGCCCAAAAACGCAGAAAATCAAatatgtgaacaaaaacaaaacagctaGTGTCATACTAAAAATACTCGTTACATACACGTTCCAAAAGGATGCGATCATATTGTTTGgagtcagaggggtgcaagtgtcattcttgggatcagaagggtgcaagtgaaaaatttccaaaaaagtaGTTCGCTGTTTCAACATgaatatcgcaaaaactttggtttttctttcagaatcATTCATTTTAGATCTCTTGAGACACACTCCATCGAAAATTGAGTAGAAAAAGcgattcgataattttgatttagaaaaaaaactttgaggcccgttttctcgaaatcatcatttcggcacttgcacccctctgatcctaagcgccTCAAATATCCAACGATTTTCATCACGATACCCCACAATTATGAATTTCGATGTTTTACAGAAGCAAAAGCATTCTACAGCTCATGTGGACGAAacgattttaattttgttttcaatgctTAGGCAAATCAAACCCAGTGCCAAAAATGACATTCGGGTTTTGAAAAACCAATATCTGAATGCGTGCCAAACAACATTTCTTACTATCACCTTTCAATGAACGTCTTCTGTTTCCTATATGATCAACATAAAACAAAAGTGAACGGTCGAAGGAAAGTATCAAGCGCGTGTGTAGAACCAAATTAACCTAACCTACGTACATATATTTATTGgtagcaaaatcaaaacaggtGATTCAccgaaacattttaaagatgCAGCATCCATGCGAAATCACATCCTCATTGCTTACAAACAACCAAATGAACTTATTAGTTTCAATTTCGATTTAAAGAAAAGTAGTAGGTGGTAGTAGtgataattattttcaattttcattaaaaaagaaGAGATGCTTAGATATCCGCTATAGACTCgcaaataactgaaaatcagtTAACGCAGTTAACatgtaaaaatatgacacaaccatttaaaaattcttgtcatttttcacGAGCTCGGTCAGCTTTGAACTTATATGTCTCAAACTTGATGCAAATGtatattttcatacaaaaagaCATGTAAAGtattgtatgaaaaaaaccttaaGTACATacctattttgaaaaagaaaaatgaaatttattatgGTCACTTTTTCAGTTCAAGTATATACCTTATACAATAACCGTTCAGAAGAACATATAAAAATTAgagtaggggggggggggggtaaaagTACGATCTTAGTTatatcctatttttagaaaattttgcaaatgtttttgcaataaatcaagaacagcatttgattccTCAGACTTTTATCTTTCTTCTAAAATACTACGAAGATATTAGAATGACAGATTGGATAGCAGCCATGCCAAGCTGATATAAAAATGcacttttaccccacctctggagcaaaagtacgaatgattattaaaaattcctAAATTCCGCATGAAGTCAAGTCAAAAATTATGCCATATCAATCTTTGCTTTCAGCAGAAGCTCCTATGTTggcttctgatacaaatcctatgCATGGACGAACAACCTACGCGAGCTCGGTGTTTTCGCTAATTTTCCATAttcaacaggaaaaaaatctagCAGATTAatggttgatcctaaaaagtatcttactaacaatccttacTGCATCCctctttgactactaggacgtggccggcgcagttattgatcattttttaaagggagagcatgagttttgtgcattaagaatgagttgctaatcccaagctgccTTCCtttggcccttgtacaaaattgatgacctcgatcaggcccgtgcgaaggacccgtccatggggggggttttcgaatttcaaatttagctataaataataacaataccaaaaatgcacaataaatccGATAAGTCAttcaaaaagtattcaaaattaTGTCATTACATGTTTTGTAGTGAATTTAAANNNNNNNNNNNNNNNNNNNNNNNNNNNNNNNNNNNNNNNNNNNNNNNNNNNNNNNNNNNNNNNNNNNNNNNNNNNNNNNNNNNNNNNNNNNNNNNNNNNNNNNNNNNNNNNNNNNNNNNNNNNNNNNNNNNNNNNNNNNNNNNNNNNNNNNNNNNNNNNNNNNNNNNNNNNNNNNNNNNNNNNNNNNNNNNNNNNNNNNNNNNNNNNNNNNNNNNNNNNNNNNNNNNNNNNNNNNNNNNNNNNNNNNNNNNNNNNNNNNNNNNNNNNNNNNNNNNNNNNNNNNNNNNNNNNNNNNNNNNNNNNNNNNNNNNNNNNNNNNNNNNNNNNNNNNNNNNNNNNNNNNNNNNNNNNNNNNNNNNNNNNNNNNNNNNNNNNNNNNNNNNNNNNNNNNNNNNNNNNNNNNNNNNNNNNNNNNNNNNNNNNNNNNNNNNNNNNNNNNNNNNNNNNNNNNNNNNNNNNNNNNNNNNNNNNNNNNNNNNNNNNNNNNNNNNNNNNNNNNNTAAggcaatcttatgaatttcattaatttttcttatgacgccacttcataagagaatcttatggcatacataatagtatttttctgagtgtacatatatctcgcgtgagctttcattacgtcgaacgaaacaaaatttgaaatactgagattttcagttgaatatatatacacaaattttgaattaatgtaCTTGTGACGATTGGTTCTGAGTTGCtagccgaataaaaaaaaaaactgttaccaAACAGTTACTATAATAGTTATACAATTATTTGGAACAGCTGGATCAACCATGCAACGCTTAGTTACCTTCCCTATACATTCCGGAATGGAAACTATGAGggcaaaacttataaattttttgaaattttttttttcgaaatagaaTATTTATGGTACTATTTTTGTAGAATCTAAAGAAAATAATTAGATCAAAGAATAGATAattccaaattaaaatcaaaataacttggaaataaaggaaaatttattacatcaaaggggccgttcacataccacgtggacaacttagggggggaggggagtatggaaatgtccacgcttgtccacggagaggggggtaggggtttgggtcatgtccacgtggacatacttactttcaaaatattttctaaagttgaataaatattaagaatcTTTAAATGGCATACTTtcccagtttaagtttaaacaataagtagctacttgaaaTTAAGTGATAATTATATTATTACCATAATTATTATCATAATTATAATTATGATaactaagaaatttaaaattttgaatttttttaatatcaagaCATTCTTAATCgcttttacaaaatcagccatttctataacaaaaaggcaaacagtagtgttttctaactgtcaaattataggtatttcaaataaaaactttttcaattgtgTCCACGTGCACATCCGGGGTAGGGGttagccaaatgtccacgcttgtccacggagggggaggagggggtcaaaaatctcatttttctgtccacgtggtatctgaacggccccaaacAAAAATGCTATAGATTCAAGAGATTTGAGATTTTAAATCGAagtatttaagattttgaaacaaagtgCATTTTTTGATTCTAAGGAAAACATTCCTTCGATGCTAGGAAAAATGTAATTGAACcaagttaatttttattcattccaaaatcgacgaaaaaaattctatgttttgcggaacttttctttgaagaaaaaaaacttttcgctgcgtgtaggttcggtgtttctgtttcTTCGGCACATCGGGATGCGGCCGCACCATATGGGATATCCCGCATTCTtctttcaagaaaatttagagGATGTGTTAAAggttaaaattccaaaaaacataaaacaatcTTTCGAGAAAATTCTCAATTTATAACACCCCTCGTTTAAAACAGGCTTTTTTATGTAGCCCGCTTGAGTTATCTTATCCAACGTCTGCTGGATGTTTGCCCAACATTTTCTAATAACCTTTCAAGAACGGCCGACACCTGACCTAATACAGCACGAGTTTTTCGGGTGGGCTTTTCTTTCTTGAAAGCATTTTCGCACCGGACGTGACGATTGGGCGAATTTTAACGGGGCGAATACGGGCGTTAATTTGAAGCGAAAAGTAAAAGACTACGTCGAAGAAGAACGCAAGCAGAGCAGCAGAGGAGAAAAAGTAAAAGCAGCCTCAAAGAAGCTCGCATCAGAAAAACTCCAAACTCGAAATCGGTCTCGGTTTTTCAGAAGATTTTCAGCGAGTAATAGTCGTGGGTTATGTCCGTCTAGTGAAATAGAGTGTTTTTCTTAGTTTGCCAGTGCCAGAAGTATTAGAattttgattgtgaaattgagcCAGACCGTAGCAGCGAGCAATCTGGACAAAGTGTAGAGGAAAAAACGTAAGTAGGATTGGTTCTGTTTTTCATCCCTTTTAGCAGAATGTAGGATTTTCTTTTTTCCGTCGAGCTGGCTTTTCTCGGTTCGATCTGGGGTAATggttcaaaatttactttttgcCCTAAACGGATGGGAAATTGAGTAGagtttttctaagttttttttggcaatattttggGTGGATTCTTTTGCGTTAATGGTGGGTATATATTAGTGCTATTGCTGCGAAAAAAGCCACCATCGACTTCCTCCTATTTTCCATTATTCCGTTTGTGTAAACGAGTGCTTCAGTGTTGGTGTGTTGTTTTatggaaaagtgaaaaattcacCGTTTTCGTGAGGTAAgaatttgatgatggtgattGGGTTTGATGATGGAGAAAATCTTTTTCCCTTCGTGAATGGTGTCGAGGGAAAGTTGGAAAATGTCGGGTATGACGATGAAAAGCGTATGTGGAAGAAAAATGCTTATATAGAGCGGGCTCGTctggatgaagaaaaaatcgaatgaaaaagaTGAAAAGAAGCAAAAGATCGAAGAATGATGCGAtgagtcgattttttttgcGTTCACAAAAGGCCACGGAGCACTGAAAATGTAGAAGAAAGGAAACAACAGGAAAAGGAAAAGGCAGTGGATAGGACAACGGGACAGCGATCGAAGAGCTGAGAGAAAGAGCAAAACGGCTGAAGAAAAATGTACCAAACGACCAAAGATTGGGTCAAGCAAACGATGGAATTTTTGTTCCGTCTCACTCTAGTTGAAATAATGGACGCAAAGCtactaaaatgcaaaattttcatatcataCAATCAAACTAAATCCTTATATTAATTTGAACGATCTAAGCTGGCCGTGCAAAACTCCTTGAATTTTCGAACGTATGATAAAATTATGCTCCGTTTATTACGCAACAAAACCCCAGCAAAACGTAttgatgacagaaaaaaaaacttcatattgTTGTTGCTATTGCTACTGTTACTGCTACTAGAATATTACAATAATTTTTGCTTCTGCTGTATTCAATCTAGAATTGTAGCCATAATTATAATCATTGCCATTTTTTGTTGCTTAATACTGCAATATTAATGGAATGAGCGCcgttttttcaacttattttgcTACTGATTCTATCTGTGGTCGTGCCAGTCTGATGGAATATCGAGAATAAGAAGAAAGGAAACCAATGCCAACAAGAAATCAAGACAGAAAACCCGACAAGCGCAAGAGGAagcaaaacatcaataaaagaAGGCATCGTCATCAGCCAAAGTTTTCCAATCGATGATGTCGACAGAGAGAAACCGTTCCTCCACCACACTGGAAATGCAAACCTTCCATTTTTTTGTAGCCAAATGCTCCCATGTACAGAGACTTCGATTATTACCTCACTGTGTCATCGATTAGAACgttgaattttgatttgaaaagatgaaaaaaattgtacaaaaagtCAATTTCGCGTAATTGCCGTTATAGTGTATTTTATAACACCAGCTAGACGGAGGCAAATTAAGTTGGTGTTTGTGAGTAAACCTACGTCGATTCCGTATTGGATGTGTGGTGGTGAATTCAGCTATAGACACCGGAACACACACATACGATCTTGCTTTTTCTTTTGCCACATCCAGTTGAAATGCAGTGCTGCCATTTCGATCAAAGACTTCCCGATAGGAAATTGGGcagatgaaaaatttcacaGTTCACATATTTACGGTGCGCAAAAGTTCTAAAATTCCACACATGAATATTATGAGCCTACATTGTACTAAAACATAAGGCGTTTACAAATTTGCCTACTCAAAGGGGTTTTTAATGTACTAATTCGTTTGTCGGACGAAAATACAAATTGATTATacatattcaattttatttatgaatcCGGCATTATAACTGCATAACAATGAATTTTGTTCTTCCTCGTCCTTGCATAACACGTACATTTGTCTCGCGTTCCTATTTCCCTGGAACGAAAATTGGAATTCGGATCCACATCAATTTCCAGGAGTCTTTGTCgggatttttctaaaataaataatgcaCTTCCAACCGATTCTCTCCCTACCAGCTTCGCGCTGCTGCTACGATGGTGTTGCTTCCAGCTTATTTTGGCTCCAGGGTTTTTCCTCCGAACCTGAATAAATGTCCAATTAAGACAAATGATTAAGAAAGaatcattataaaaactttttttcaagtgGTTGAACATACCACTATTACCTCGCGCTGTTTTGATTCTTCGGAGGCCGGGATCTGGCCACAACCACAGCCCGTTAAATTTACGCGAACTGCTcgaagtatttgttttttttttactgaaatccGACCGCGTGTAGTCTGACAGCAGAAAAGGGGAAGCGTGTtgctaaaataatcattttatttttaaaactattcactgtatctttatgaaataatttttaatcatttcaacgcgttgcaaaaataatcaatttatttcttaGAATATTAATTGTAtcgttactttgatttatcggcctagcggtgaaaagtgatgtcctttttagtagggacatctaaagattatgaaattt
It includes:
- the LOC129743507 gene encoding uncharacterized protein LOC129743507, whose protein sequence is MAALHFNWMWQKKKQDRTQHKTASDKLGENTPGDSSALPSHQQQKQQSIDNVANGFKNRNYSRHYHNGYHNQKNHHYNNGSSYYRSSYSNRNDSLNSNDNLGYQYSSDAKTNRSSAVNVNEDEYTKISTPRQDVLFKKGYLSKPKVSTVAEASTSSINGCDATTTTSGSVSTAESVTSDGTYYTDFPGYPPAFPCFGYYDKNGILVMSGFAVDNNGNSYPNGGQTYIYPPNYHCQTTMYDGGTLEHDPQMQPSLLESPPPISDIPASELSNGGDNLNLKDEAAPISAPVEAAPLLDDTDNSALDTTIGEKEEMFNESFEQQMLQPVPNFYDYAQFYNAFYYPGCIMAPLPIFEDAFYDEPDDTTLEANPGNMLDNAGAIDDVWEMCMEKTQTQTEQQITNVAEQVESQESRKHPQINDQPVPSVESPKPATSARAGDTDSKHPVSKKPPPGKRPPQAGSNGVRKKKELIESTLAFAEQNINLTKQLAPSQSSRQLSWKVVRNGKEVCLDEEDPEPVVLETRKECISAERSPVVIKVDRESVLTETTSQASSSVRSKKEIVDRKSKKTAKGKAKKTKKSIKDQQLQGFEVTEPDFSKLNSARSDIDQTFSDDETNNPPIELCEQEQQSNTCESNNRTEEDIGSSQRLEMEESNSPPHVDSEPFIVTMNDVVHERDMPSTEELNEHERIDVAEAEPEPAAEESVSSIISFDKDTRDIHECPPTMGGSDQIGDQSSGEEFSDNVDSGVQSPTTFCTLSCDEKENKSALCSFSQNNDGHVTDAVTKWLSDSLNNKRVEELFVLPEDPELLKRIYLFNFMNLDETLGVHSECNSSGTFSSDEAEDADSDYMSDVQLRNQKTEPKIDQLHQQTANGYRNNDHSNPKQKRCIIM